Genomic window (Flavobacteriales bacterium):
GCTTCACGATCTGTTCGTCGTTGAGGGTGCGCATCACGATCGCACGGAGGCGCAATTGTTGGCCCTTGCCGGCCTGCTTGACAAGCTCGCGCGCCGCGATGCGGCCAATGCGGCCGAAACCGTACAGCACTACGTCCTGAGGCTTGAAGGTGTGCTTGTCCAGGCCGATGAAGCGGTCCAACTGCTTCTTGAGGAAGTCGGTGGCCGAAGTGTTCCCGGATTCCTTGAACTCGTGGGTCAAGCGGCCGATGTCGATCTTGCTGGGGGCCAGTCCGAGGGTCAAGAGGGTGCGGGCCAGCTCGGCGGTGGTCTTGATCTCGATGGGCTTGTGTACCACCGTGTCCGCATAATTGTAGAGCTTGATCACCTCCGAGGTGTTGATGTCCAAGAGGTGGTTCCGGAAGAAAACCAGTTCCACGCCGTGCTCGAACATCAGCTGACCTACCGAGTTCAGCAGGTCCACCGCGTATTTTTCACGGTCCACATAATCCTTTAGGCCGGCCTCATAGCCGACCTTCTTTGACAAAGTCTCCATGTTGGGGGTGTTGAGAAAAAGAGAACTGCTTCACGACAACTATGCTCAGCCCAAGTAGGCTTTGAGCAGCTTGCTGCGGCTGGTGTGGCGGAGGCGGCGGATGGCCTTCTCCTTGATCTGCCTTACGCGCTCACGGGTGAGGTCGAACTTGGCACCGATCTCCTCCAAGGTGAGCCCGTGGTTGATGTTGATGCCGAAGAACAGTTTCACCACGTCGCGCTCGCGCTCGGTGAGCGTGCTCAACGCACGGTCGATCTCCTTGGAAAGGCTTTCGTTGATCAGTACGCGGTCGGCCGGCATGCTGTCGTTGTTCGGCAGCACGTCCAGCAGGCTGTTGCTCTCGCCTTCCACGAAGGGGGCGTCCATGCTGATGTGACGTCCGCTCACCTTCATGGTGTCGGCGACCTTCTCCGGGGGGAGCTCCAGCAAGGTGGCGAGCTCGTCCGCACTGGGCGGGCGCTCATATTCCTGCTCCAGCTTGGCGAAGGCCTTGTTGATCTTGTTCAGCGACCCCACTTGGTTCAGCGGCAGGCGTACGATACGGCTCTGCTCGGCCAGTGCCTGAAGGATGCTCTGGCGGATCCACCACACCGCGTAGCTGATGAATTTGAAACCGCGGGTCTCGTCAAAGCGCTGCGCCGCCTTGATCAGTCCGAGGTTGCCCTCGTTGATCAGGTCGGGAAGGCTCAGGCCCTGGTTCTGGTATTGCTTGGCCACGGAGACCACGAAGCGCAGGTTGGCTTTCACCAATTTGTCCAGCGCGGCGCCATCGCCCTTCTTGATCTTGCGGGCAAGCTCGACCTCCATTTCGGCATTGATCAGACCTTCCTTCCCGATCTCCTGGAGATACTTGTCCAAAGACTGGCTCTCCCGATTGGTGATCGACTTGGTGATCTTGAGTTGGCGCATTCTGCTGGTCACGGGCGTCGGGGGTATTTAGTGGATGGAGGTGTGGAGATCGAAGGAACTTGTTCCGGTTGATAACACGCGTACCGGGCACTTCGTTCAGTCAGGCCGCGAAGGTACATCCGCCCCGTGCGATCAGGCAAGCCGCCGCAAGGGGGATCTTGTTCTTTTTTGAAAGTGCCTGATGGTTAACCGGTTACACGCCAAGGCCATAGTAGGCCCGCATGCCGTTCGGGTATACGCCCTCGATCAACACGCCGCCCTGCCTGCCGACAAGCGCCTTGTCAATGTCCGCCGGGCTGCGCATCGGCTTCTGGTCGATCTTGGTGATGATGAAGCCTTCGCGGATGCCGATGCTGCGCAATTTCCCACCGTTGATGCGCACCACCTTTACGCCGTTCCCGATCCTCAGGGCCTTCAGTTCCGCGTCTGTGGCGGCGGCCAGTTCGGCACCCAGCGTGGGCAGGCTTACATCCTTCGAAGCCGTTGGGGATTCCGCGCCTGCACGGCCGAGCAAGGTCATGTCCATCACTTCTTCCTTGCCGTCGCGCACCAAGGTGATCGCCACTTTGTCGCCAGGGCTGAATTTGCCCACCTGCTCCTGTAGTTCAGGCACGTTGTCCACGTTCATGGCACCCACCTTCACGATCACGTCGCCGCTCTTCACGCCTGCGGACTTCGCCGCGCCGTCGTCCATCACATCCTTTACATAGACGCCTTTCAAGCGCGTCAGGTCGAGGCTCTTCGCCATGTCCTGATCGATATCGCTGATGGTGACGCCCAGGTAGGCGCGGCGCACGCTGCCGAACTCCATCAGGTCGCCGGTGACCTTGCTGACGATGTTCGACGGCACCGCGAAGGAATAGCCGGTGTAAGCGCCGGTGGTACTTGCGATCGCGCTGTTGATCCCGATGAGGTCGCCGGTGGTATTGACCAGCGCTCCGCCGCTGTTGCCCGGATTCACCGCCGCATCGGTCTGGATGAAGCTTTCGATCGGGAAGATGTCCTTGGCCGGGTCATATTGCAGGATGTTGATGCTGCGGGCCTTGGCACTGACGATCCCGGCGGTCACCGTGCTCGTCAGGTTCATCGGGTTGCCCACGGCCAGTACCCATTGGCCCACCTTCACGTCATCGCTGTTGCCGAAGGTCAGCGTGGGCAGGTCCTTCTCATCGATCTTGATCAAGGCGATGTCGGTGCTCGGGTCGCGGCCGATCACCGTCGCGTCGTATTTCCGCTTGTCATTCAAGTGTACCTGGATCTTGTCGGCATTCTCCACCACGTGGTTGTTCGTCACGATATAGCCGTCGTTGCTGATGATGACACCACTGCCCGCGCCGCGTACCTGCTCCGGTGCCGGTTGCGCATAGCCCCAGAAGTAGCTCCCCACGGGTCCCCGTTGCACGGTGGCCTCGGTGGTCACATGGACCACGGCGTCGATGCTCTTGGTGGCGGCGGTGGTGAAGTCCGCGGCCTCTACCGCGGTGCCGCCGGCAGTGGGCATGCCCACGAAATGCGCAGGGACATTGGTGGTCGATGAAGTGACGGCGTCGGGCGAAGGGCTGATACGGTCATGTACGCCCAAGGCCAACAACCCGCCGGCCACGGCCATGCCGAAGTATCCCAATGCACGTTGGAAGGTTCCTGTTTGCTTGTTCATTTTTATGGTCTTGTGCCTTATTGCACAACAAAGCAACGCAGGTCTGAAAGCCTTGTTCGGCGCGGTGCTGTTAACAACTGTTGATCGCTTTTTGTGTGCATTCTGGCGTCAGGCCTACCGTGCGAGGAGCATGCCAAAGCGATATTTGCTGCCGATATGGCGATCATCCCCTTTTCCAAATGGCATGGCACCGGCAACGATTTCATCCTCGTGGATGACCGCGATGGCGCGCTGCCGACCGACGCTGTGGAACTCGCACGGAAGCTTTGCGATCGCCACTTCGGCATTGGCAGTGATGGCCTGATCCTTTTGCGCCGTCCGGAAGTAGAGGGAACGCTCTACCACATGGAATTCCTGAATCCCGATGGCAGCCGCAGCTTCTGTGGGAACGGGAGCCGCTGTGCGTTCGCCTTTCGGAGCATGCTTCTGGGTGATCGCGCAGCAGCGAAGTTCACCGCTATCGACGGCGTACATAAAGCGAAGTGGAGCGAAGATGAAGTAGAGATCACCATGCGTGATGTGGAGGGAATTGAACGCTTGGCCGGGAATATGGACCTGCTCCACACAGGCTCACCGCACTTGGTGATCTGGGTGGAAGATCCCGCCGCCGTGGACATCGTTCCCACAGCACATGAACACCGTTATGGTGCGCGCTTCGCGAAAGAGGGCGTGAACGTGAACTTCGTGCGCTGGCACGACGGTCGTGTGGAAATGCGCACCTACGAGCGCGGCGTGGAGGCCGAGACCCTGAGCTGCGGCACGGGCGTCACCGCAGCGGCATTGAGCGCGATGGCACGTGGTCATGGGCACGATGGTTGTGCCGTAACAACGCCGGGAGGTGCATTGCATGTGAGCGCACGCCGAAGTGGTGAAGGGTTTGCCGACATCTTGCTTCGCGGCCCGGTGAAGGAGGTTTTCAAAGGCGAGGTTGAACTTTCCGCATGAAGAAGGTCCTGCTCTTGCTCGTTCTCATCGTGTTGCTGGTCGGCGGGTTCTTCGCGTGGCGGAAGTGGAAGGAGATCTTCGGCCCCGGGGTAAGCTTCGCGGCAAAGGAGAAGGTGTTGCTGATCCCGACCGGCGCCGACCTCGACCAGGTCGTGGACAGCCTGATGGCCACGGGGATCGTGCAGGACCCGAAGACCTTCCATTGGGTGGCAGAACGCAAAAAGTACGCGGGCAAAGTGCGGGCAGGACGCTACGTGGTGCCCAGCGGCATGTCCATGAACGACCTCGTGAACAAGCTGCGGAACGGGGAGCAGGATCCCGTGCGGATCACTTTCACCAACATCAAGGACATCCCGCAGTTGGCCGGACAGGTGGCGAAGTACCTCGAGGCGGATTCATTAGCCATGATGGATGCCATCATGGCCCCCGCCACTGCGGAACGCTTGGGGTTCACGCGGCAGACCATCATCTCGCTGTTCCTCCCGAACACCTACGAGGTGTGGTGGACGGTGACGCCGGATCAGCTGATCGACCGCTTTGCCAAGGAGTACAAACGCTTTTGGGGCCCGGAACGCCAGACTGCTGCCAAGGCGTTGGGGCTTACGCAAAGTGAAGTGAGCACGCTGGCCAGCATCGTACAGGCGGAGACGGGCAAGGCTGCGGACGCGCCCATGATCGCCAGCGTCTACCTCAACCGCTTGCGCATCGGCATGCCGCTCCAAGCGGATCCCACGCTGAAATTCGCCCTCGGCATGGACACGCTGAACCGCCTCCTCACCGCCGACATGCGCATCGATTCGCCGTACAACACCTATACGCATGTGGGTTTGCCGCCGGGTCCGATCAACCTGCCCGAGCCGCGCTACATCGAAGCCGTCCTCCATCCCGCCAAAAGCAATTACCTCTACTTCTGCGCCCGTGAGGACCTGAGCGGTTACAGCAACTTCAGCGCCACCTACCAACAGCATATGGTCAACGCGCGCCGCTACCAACAGGCTCTGAACAAGCGTGGGATCTACCGTTGAGCAGTTGTCAGTTGTCCGTTCTCAGTTGTCAGGCGTGCGGACCCAGCTTACAGTGCCGCATGGCACATCTGCGCCCATCATCGTGGCCAAGGCATTATCTGCGTCATCTGTGTCATCTGCGGTTCTCCTTTCCGCGGGAGTAGTCATTCGTGCCGATAGGCACATCTGCGGTTTTCCTCCTCTTCAGCGGTGATCAGCTCTTTCCGCGTCATCAGCGTTCCATTCACCACACATCCAAGCCCTATTTTCGCGCCCCATCCAATACAAGCATGAGCAAGATCAAGTTCGGTACCGACGGCTGGAGGGCCATCATCGCGCAGGAATTCACCGTGGACAACGTCGCCCGTGTCACCGTGGGCGTGGCCCTGTGGTTAAAGAAGAATTTTCCGGAAGACCCCAGCGTGGTCGTCGGGCACGACTGCCGCTTTGCCGGTGAGCTCTTTGCGGAGACCACCGTCAAAGTGCTGGTGAGCCATGGCATCAAAGTACACTTGGCCAAGGATTTCGTGAGCACGCCGATGGTCTCGCTCGGCACCTTGAGGTCGAAGTCCAGCATGGGCGTTATCATCACCGCCAGCCACAACCCGCCCAGCTACAATGGATATAAACTGAAGGGTTCCCACGGCGGTCCGTTGATCCCCGAGCAGGTACAGGAGGTGGAGGACCTGATCCCCGATGAACATGGCATAGACCTCGCCAACGTCGACTTCAAAAAGGCCGTGGCCGATGGCCTGCTCAAGGGTGTCGACCTGGAAGCCATGTACGTGGACCATGTGGAGAAGAGCTTCGACCTGGAAGCCATCCGCAAGAGCGGCCTGAAGCTCGGCTACGACGCCATGTACGGCTCCGGCCAGAACGTGATCCCACGCATCCTGCCGGAAACAACCTTACTGCACTGCGACTACAACCCCTCTTTCATGGGGCAGGCGCCGGAGCCGATCCACAAGAACCTCATCCCGTTCTCCGAGCTGATCGAGAAGGACAAGTTGGACTGCGGCTTAGCCACCGACGGTGACGCGGACCGCATCGGCCTCTACAACGCCAAGGGTGAGTTCGTGGATTCGCACCACATCATCCTGCTGCTGATCCACTACCTGGTGAAGTACAAGAAAATGACCGGCAAAGTGGTGGTGGCCACCAGCACCACACCGAAAGTGGAGCGGCTCTGCGCACACTACGGATTGGAGTATCAGGTGACCAAGATCGGCTTCAAGTGGATCTGCGGCATCATGATCACCGACGACGTGCTGGTGGGCGGCGAAGAGAGCGGCGGCATCGCCATCAAGGGCCACATCCCTGAGCGCGACGGCATCTGGATGGGCCTCACCATCTGGGAATTCATGGCCAAGAGCGGCAAGAGCCTCGACGACCTCGTGCAAGAGGTTTACGCCATCACAGGACCTTTCGCCTATGAGCGCAACGACCTGCACATCACCGAGGCCATCAAGCAGAAAGTGCTGAAGGACTGCGATGCCGATGCCTACAAGAGCTTCGGGGCGTACACGCCCCTCAAGCGCGACACGCTGGACGGCTACAAGTACTTCTTCGAGAACGAGGAATGGCTGATGATCCGCGCCAGTGGAACGGAACCGGTACTGCGCCTCTATGCAGGTGGTGCCACCATGGACGACGCCCGGAAGATCCTCGCTGCCTGCCGCAAAACGATCGGCGCATAGCTGGCGCGGGCGCGAACGCACAAGCGCCATGGAAAGTGAAGGCCGGGTCGCAGCGAGCAAGTCCAACAAGGTCGGGCCATCAAGCATATTGCGTCGCGGTCAAGGCATTATCCGTGGCCATTCATCGGCGGCGCCTTCAGGCGCATCTGCGGAACATCGCGGCAAAGTCATTCATCTGGGTCATCTGCGTCATCTGCGGATAAAAGCATTGGCATTCGTCTTTCTTAGCGGAACGATCCTGCCTGCAACGGCGCAGGTCCCTGCGGAAACCGACAGCATCAACCCCCGACGCGCATGGCTTGTGGCCGGCGGCACTGCGGCCTTCGCCACAGGCTCCCTCATCGCCCTCAACGAAGCGTGGTACAAAGGCCACGACCGCACCACTTTCCACGGCTTCGACGACGGCGACGAATGGTACCAAGTGGACAAGCTGGGCCATGCACACAGTTCCTACCAGTTGGGCCGCGCAGGCCATGCCGCCTTCCGTTGGGCAGGGCTGAATGAAAAAGTGTCCACATGGGTCGGTGGCTCCGTGGGCCTGCTTTACCTCACCGGCATCGAATACCTTGATGGCCACTCTTCCGCATACGGCTTCAGCGGTTGGGACATGGCGGCGAACGGTGCCGGTGCCGCGCTCTTCATCGGGCAGCAGTTGGGTTGGCACGAGCAGCGCATCCTGTTGAAATGGTCCGCGCATCCCACCGACTTCGCGGCGCAGCGGCCGGACGTGCTGGGCTCCACTTTATCGGAACAGTTGCTCAAGGACTACAACGGCACCACCGTCTGGCTCAGCGCCAACCCGCATGCATTCGGCTGGAAGGCCATGCCCATCTGGCTGAATTTCTCGGCGGGCATGGGTGCGGAGGGCATGCTCAACGCACGGAGCAACCCCGGCTCCTACCGGCAGTACTACCTCGCGCCGGACATCGCCTTCTCCCGCATCCCGACGCGGAGCAAGGCCGTGCGCACCCTGTTCTTCATGCTGGATGCATTGAAGATGCCCACGCCCGCAATAGAGTTCCGCAGCAACGGCGACGTGCGAGGGCACTGGCTCTACTTCTGAAGTTTTCCCTCCAGCAGCATCAGCTGCACCTTCAGCACCGCGGCCACGGTCAGGCTGTCCCGCACCTCGCCGCGTTGCACCATTTCGTAAAGCTCGGAGAACGGCAGTTTGCGCTGCTTCAGCTCCTCGTCGTGGTCCGGCTGCGGGGCATGGAAGGTGAGACCCTGTGCCACGAAAATGATGGCCTGCTCATCGCTGGCGCTGTTGCTCAGGTCCATCTGCAGGATCTCCGTAAATCGTTCCGCCTCGAGGCCCACTTCCTCGCGCAACTCACGCTTGGCGCTTTCCACGGCGGGGATGTTCCGGTCGCCGCCCCCTTCGGGCATCTCCCAGCTGTAGGCCTCCATCGGGTAGCGGTACTGCCCCACGATCCACGTGTTCATCTCGTCGTCCAAGGGGATCACGCCCACCGCGAGGTTCTTGAAATGGATCACCCCGTACACGCCCTGCTTGCCACCGGGGTCGATCACCTCATGGTGTGCCACCGAGATCCACGGCGTCTCGTAGGCGGGAGTTTCGCTCAAGGTCGTCCAAGGGCCACGCTTCTTCATGCGGCAAAGATCGCAAAGGAGTATCGGGTGGAATGCGAACCGCAGATGGCGCAGATCTACGCAGATGAAATGCAGTGGATCTTCAGTGTATACCTGTCGGTGGCAGGCATTCGGCCGCTAGGCCGCATCTGCGATTCTCCCTTGTCGGCGAACGGAATTATCCGTGTCGATCCGTGTTCATCCGTGGTTCCCTTCCCGGCGGACGGCATTATCTGCGCGCATCTGCGCCATCTGCGGTTTTCCCTTTCTCGGCGGAAAGCGATCCTCTGGAGATCACCGCAGCGAAGGATTCAACCGGAAGAGAATATCCAATTTCATCACGCTTCGTACCCGTTCGCTATTCTTGATCGCCGGGCTCCAGCAGATCGTCCGCGCCAAGCGCATCGCCTCATCATCGCAGCCGCCGCCGAGGAAATTCAACGTGCGCAGATTGCTGATGCTGCCGCTGGTCTCCACCACGAACTCGATGGTCACCTTGCCCTGGATGTCCAAGCGGAAAGCCTCCGGCGGATACTTCAGGTTGTCCGCTAGGAATTGGGGCAAAGCGCGCAGGCCGCCCGTGATCCGCGGCATGGCCAAGGTGTCCACGGCGCGGTCTTCGTAGAGGGTGTCGCTCTTGTCCGAAGGCAGCGTGGATGAAAGAGGTGGGCACGGCTCCTTCTTCCCGTGCAGTTTCCCGTAGCGCTTCGCATTGAACGGGACCGCGATGGAATGGTCAGTGTCCATCGGTGTTCCGCTCACTGACGCCGACCTCCAGCGGATCAGCTTCACCAAGCGCAGGGCCTCGGTATCGCAGGCGGGCTCCAGCGGGATCTGCACGCGCAGGCTGCGGATGCTGCCGTCCCCGAGCACCTTGAAGGCCACCACCACATCCCCTTTCAGGCCCGCGGCCAGCGCTTCCGCCGGAAAATGCTGCTCCTGCTCCAGCATCCAGGCCACCGCCTGTTTGCCGCCGTAGGGTTCCGGAGCGGCGAAGGCCTGTGCACTGGCGCAAGCTGTTCCGAGGAAATAAGCGAGAAGTAAAAGCGGAAGGCGTCCCATGGTCCCGTAAATTTGCGACATGTCCGCTCAACAAAAACCGGTCCCGGGTGACGAGGTCTCTTTTCTCAACGATGTGGGAGGGGGGCTTGTATTGGAACTTCTTGGGCGCGACCAGGCGAAAGTGCGCACGAACGACGGTTTCGAACTGGTCTATCCGATCAAGGAACTGGTGCTGAACGCGCGGGACCTGAACCACACCGTGAGCGATCACCAAGCGCAGTTGCGTGCTTCGGACGACCGTATGGCCGAGCGCATCGAGCGCGACAAGGGCCGTGGCGCCACGGTGCAGAACGGAGGCAGAGCGCCCAAGCCGGTGGAAGACCCCGGCGTAATGGAAGTGGACCTGCACCTGCACAAATTGGTGGAGGACGAAGCCTCATTGAGCGACGGGGAGAAGCTCCGCTTCCAGCTGGAATTCTTCGAGCGCCGCCTGAACACGGCCATCCGCGAGCGCAAAAAGCGCGTCATCGTCATCCACGGCGTGGGTGAGGGCATCTTGCGGGAAGAAGTTCGCAAAGCCCTGCAGTTCTACGAAGGTGTGCGTTTCGACGATGCCGACCCACGTAAATACGGCTACGGTGCAACGGCCATCGAGATCCTGCACCATTGAGACCAAGCATGAATTAAACCAGCGGACCAGAGAAACGTCAGATGCCCCATCTGTGTCTATCCGTGTTCATCCGTGGTTAAAAACACATGGATCTGTGGTGAACCAGATCCAGTAACGTTCATTGACATCCCGCGCATCGCTCCGCCGTTCTTTCCGCCGCAAGGCGGGGAGGGAGGAAAGTCCGGGCAGCATAGGGCACCGTGCTTCCTAACGGGAAGGGGTACCACTGGTGACGGTGGTGCCATGGAAAGTGCCACAGAAAGGGAAACCGCCGACCCGTCGCAAGACGGAGGTAAGGATGAAAAGGTGGGGTAAGAGCCCACCAGTGCCTCGTGTGAGCGGGGCAGCTTGGTAAACCCCACGGGCTGAAAGACCAAATAAGCCGGGGCTCCCGTCCTCGGACGGGATAAGGGCGGCCCGCTTGATCCCGGCGGGTAGGTCGATAGAGGTCCCGCGTGAGCGGGATCCCAGATAGATGGCGGAGCCTTCACTGCCGCAAGGCAGCGGAGGACAGGATCCGGCTTACAGGTGCGCGGGTATTTTTTGAAAGGCCCCGGCGGGATGCTGGGGCCTTTCGTGTTTCATCACGGATGCCTGAGTTGGGAATAAGTGAACTAGTGCTGAGGAGTATGGGCACGAGCGTGGACGCACGCGCCAGTGCAGGCGCCTCCGTCATCCCGGGCCCCGACCCGGGTCGCACTAGAACGCGATCCGCGATTACTCCGGACGCCAGTGATCAAGAACTAGTAGGACATCCCCCGCTGCCGCTTTTCTTCACTCAGGTTCCTGCACAAGTACTTCTCGTGCGGGGCCAAGATGCCCGGGATATCAGCGGTGGTGCCTATGCTGGTTTTGATCATGGGGGTGGGCATTGGCTTGATAGGGTAGCACGAGCGTGGACGCACGCGCCAGAGTGGGGGTGGACGCTCGCACTATTTCGGGACGCCGCCGAGCAACAGATAAGTTCTACCTCCCGCAGGGTCTCTCGCAGAGGACCCTGCGGTTGAGTGGTTGTAACGCAGGTACTGTGTTAACATGCAAGTGTCCTGTCGATTTATTTTCAACTATCTTTAAACCTCCAAAGGAAGTTGCTGCAAAGCACTATCCTGTGTAGCCTGGGCATTGTTCCGGGCTACCTTTTTTTGGTGGTAGTCCTTCTCATAGACCAAGT
Coding sequences:
- the mltG gene encoding endolytic transglycosylase MltG, whose product is MKKVLLLLVLIVLLVGGFFAWRKWKEIFGPGVSFAAKEKVLLIPTGADLDQVVDSLMATGIVQDPKTFHWVAERKKYAGKVRAGRYVVPSGMSMNDLVNKLRNGEQDPVRITFTNIKDIPQLAGQVAKYLEADSLAMMDAIMAPATAERLGFTRQTIISLFLPNTYEVWWTVTPDQLIDRFAKEYKRFWGPERQTAAKALGLTQSEVSTLASIVQAETGKAADAPMIASVYLNRLRIGMPLQADPTLKFALGMDTLNRLLTADMRIDSPYNTYTHVGLPPGPINLPEPRYIEAVLHPAKSNYLYFCAREDLSGYSNFSATYQQHMVNARRYQQALNKRGIYR
- a CDS encoding TonB family protein, encoding MGRLPLLLLAYFLGTACASAQAFAAPEPYGGKQAVAWMLEQEQHFPAEALAAGLKGDVVVAFKVLGDGSIRSLRVQIPLEPACDTEALRLVKLIRWRSASVSGTPMDTDHSIAVPFNAKRYGKLHGKKEPCPPLSSTLPSDKSDTLYEDRAVDTLAMPRITGGLRALPQFLADNLKYPPEAFRLDIQGKVTIEFVVETSGSISNLRTLNFLGGGCDDEAMRLARTICWSPAIKNSERVRSVMKLDILFRLNPSLR
- a CDS encoding RNA polymerase sigma factor RpoD/SigA: MRQLKITKSITNRESQSLDKYLQEIGKEGLINAEMEVELARKIKKGDGAALDKLVKANLRFVVSVAKQYQNQGLSLPDLINEGNLGLIKAAQRFDETRGFKFISYAVWWIRQSILQALAEQSRIVRLPLNQVGSLNKINKAFAKLEQEYERPPSADELATLLELPPEKVADTMKVSGRHISMDAPFVEGESNSLLDVLPNNDSMPADRVLINESLSKEIDRALSTLTERERDVVKLFFGININHGLTLEEIGAKFDLTRERVRQIKEKAIRRLRHTSRSKLLKAYLG
- the dapF gene encoding diaminopimelate epimerase yields the protein MAIIPFSKWHGTGNDFILVDDRDGALPTDAVELARKLCDRHFGIGSDGLILLRRPEVEGTLYHMEFLNPDGSRSFCGNGSRCAFAFRSMLLGDRAAAKFTAIDGVHKAKWSEDEVEITMRDVEGIERLAGNMDLLHTGSPHLVIWVEDPAAVDIVPTAHEHRYGARFAKEGVNVNFVRWHDGRVEMRTYERGVEAETLSCGTGVTAAALSAMARGHGHDGCAVTTPGGALHVSARRSGEGFADILLRGPVKEVFKGEVELSA
- a CDS encoding Smr/MutS family protein gives rise to the protein MSAQQKPVPGDEVSFLNDVGGGLVLELLGRDQAKVRTNDGFELVYPIKELVLNARDLNHTVSDHQAQLRASDDRMAERIERDKGRGATVQNGGRAPKPVEDPGVMEVDLHLHKLVEDEASLSDGEKLRFQLEFFERRLNTAIRERKKRVIVIHGVGEGILREEVRKALQFYEGVRFDDADPRKYGYGATAIEILHH
- a CDS encoding phosphoglucomutase/phosphomannomutase family protein — translated: MSKIKFGTDGWRAIIAQEFTVDNVARVTVGVALWLKKNFPEDPSVVVGHDCRFAGELFAETTVKVLVSHGIKVHLAKDFVSTPMVSLGTLRSKSSMGVIITASHNPPSYNGYKLKGSHGGPLIPEQVQEVEDLIPDEHGIDLANVDFKKAVADGLLKGVDLEAMYVDHVEKSFDLEAIRKSGLKLGYDAMYGSGQNVIPRILPETTLLHCDYNPSFMGQAPEPIHKNLIPFSELIEKDKLDCGLATDGDADRIGLYNAKGEFVDSHHIILLLIHYLVKYKKMTGKVVVATSTTPKVERLCAHYGLEYQVTKIGFKWICGIMITDDVLVGGEESGGIAIKGHIPERDGIWMGLTIWEFMAKSGKSLDDLVQEVYAITGPFAYERNDLHITEAIKQKVLKDCDADAYKSFGAYTPLKRDTLDGYKYFFENEEWLMIRASGTEPVLRLYAGGATMDDARKILAACRKTIGA
- a CDS encoding DUF2279 domain-containing protein; this encodes MAFVFLSGTILPATAQVPAETDSINPRRAWLVAGGTAAFATGSLIALNEAWYKGHDRTTFHGFDDGDEWYQVDKLGHAHSSYQLGRAGHAAFRWAGLNEKVSTWVGGSVGLLYLTGIEYLDGHSSAYGFSGWDMAANGAGAALFIGQQLGWHEQRILLKWSAHPTDFAAQRPDVLGSTLSEQLLKDYNGTTVWLSANPHAFGWKAMPIWLNFSAGMGAEGMLNARSNPGSYRQYYLAPDIAFSRIPTRSKAVRTLFFMLDALKMPTPAIEFRSNGDVRGHWLYF
- a CDS encoding NUDIX hydrolase; the protein is MKKRGPWTTLSETPAYETPWISVAHHEVIDPGGKQGVYGVIHFKNLAVGVIPLDDEMNTWIVGQYRYPMEAYSWEMPEGGGDRNIPAVESAKRELREEVGLEAERFTEILQMDLSNSASDEQAIIFVAQGLTFHAPQPDHDEELKQRKLPFSELYEMVQRGEVRDSLTVAAVLKVQLMLLEGKLQK
- a CDS encoding trypsin-like peptidase domain-containing protein, with protein sequence MNKQTGTFQRALGYFGMAVAGGLLALGVHDRISPSPDAVTSSTTNVPAHFVGMPTAGGTAVEAADFTTAATKSIDAVVHVTTEATVQRGPVGSYFWGYAQPAPEQVRGAGSGVIISNDGYIVTNNHVVENADKIQVHLNDKRKYDATVIGRDPSTDIALIKIDEKDLPTLTFGNSDDVKVGQWVLAVGNPMNLTSTVTAGIVSAKARSINILQYDPAKDIFPIESFIQTDAAVNPGNSGGALVNTTGDLIGINSAIASTTGAYTGYSFAVPSNIVSKVTGDLMEFGSVRRAYLGVTISDIDQDMAKSLDLTRLKGVYVKDVMDDGAAKSAGVKSGDVIVKVGAMNVDNVPELQEQVGKFSPGDKVAITLVRDGKEEVMDMTLLGRAGAESPTASKDVSLPTLGAELAAATDAELKALRIGNGVKVVRINGGKLRSIGIREGFIITKIDQKPMRSPADIDKALVGRQGGVLIEGVYPNGMRAYYGLGV